The genomic stretch CGCAGTCGAACGGCACGGCAAACGGGGGCGCGCTCGCCGCCGCGTTGCTCGAGTCGTTCGGCGCAAAGCGGCTCGTGTGGGGCAGCGACTGGCCGCATACGCAGCATCGTCATCTGATCGATTACGACGGCACCGTGGACGCGCTGGCCGCCTGGATTCCCGATCGCGCCGCGCGCGAGACCGTGCTGACCGCCTCGGCCGTGGAACTGTTTCGTTTCCAGACGTCAGGGCTTCGGTGATGAACCGGCGCGGCCGCTGGCTCGTTGCCGCGGGTTCGTTCGAGTCGTTTTAGCGCGTCGATCGTGCCGACGACACCGCGCGCACGGCCACCGCCCGCGCGATATCGGCGAACGCCAGAGGATCTTCGGCGCAACTCGTGTGGCCCGTCGGCAGCACATGCAACGACGCGCCCGCGATGGCGCCCGACAACTCCCGCGCATGCGCGAGGGTTCGGGCGACGTCGTATTCCCCGTGCACGACGGCAACCGGCAATGCCGGCAACTGGCTCAACACCGGCAGCAGGTCGGTCTCGATCTGACTGCGGATGGCTTGCGCCACGGCGCCGCTGCGCAGGCGCGCGGGATAGGCGAGTATCTCGTCGAGCAACGCGCCTTGCGGCAGCGTGTGGAAGCAACGCTCGGCGAACGTTTTCCACATGGGCTCGCCCCACTCCTGCTCGATGCGCCGCACGATGGCCGAGGCGTCGCCATGCCCTTGGGTGTTCGCCCCGCTATTCGACAGCACGAGGCCTTTGACGCGCAGATCCGTGCGGCCGCGCGCCGCGAGCGTCGTGAGCACGGCCAGCGGCGTGCCGAGCGAGTGTCCCGCAATGACGATGTCGCCTTCGCCCGCCACGGCTTCGACGATGCGATTCGCAATGGACGCCATGTCGAACGCGCCCTCGTCTTCCAGCCACGCCAGCGCAAACGCGTTCAAGCCGGTTTGCGCCGC from Paraburkholderia acidisoli encodes the following:
- a CDS encoding alpha/beta fold hydrolase, with translation MRIVPLARGNAALPTLVCLPGAMCNPLVFARSAAQTGLNAFALAWLEDEGAFDMASIANRIVEAVAGEGDIVIAGHSLGTPLAVLTTLAARGRTDLRVKGLVLSNSGANTQGHGDASAIVRRIEQEWGEPMWKTFAERCFHTLPQGALLDEILAYPARLRSGAVAQAIRSQIETDLLPVLSQLPALPVAVVHGEYDVARTLAHARELSGAIAGASLHVLPTGHTSCAEDPLAFADIARAVAVRAVSSARSTR